A portion of the Natronococcus sp. AD-5 genome contains these proteins:
- the gap gene encoding type I glyceraldehyde-3-phosphate dehydrogenase — MSEHSYTDGDFEGPLRIGLNGFGRIGRNVLRASLSYDSVEIVAINDVMDNDDMRYLLQYDSVHGRLEDVSLEGDTLTVEGQEIRLCSERDPTQLPWDELDVDVAFEATGIFRTHDEAAQHLEAGADKVLISAPPKGEKEVQTIVYGVNHDDYDGEDIVSNASCTTNSVAPVVKVLDEEFGIESGLLTTVHAYTGTQNLVDGPLSKRRRGRAAAENIIPTSTGAAIATTEVLPRLEGKLDGMAMRVPVPNGSITDLTVDLEADVTEEEVADAIRRAADDELAGVLGYTDEEIVSRDIVGLPFSSYVDLESTMSLEGGLVKVLTWYDNEFGFSNRMLDLATYIAAETEDVGAEEAATH; from the coding sequence ATGAGTGAACATTCGTACACGGACGGCGATTTCGAGGGGCCGCTGCGGATCGGGCTCAACGGGTTCGGACGGATCGGCCGAAACGTCCTCCGCGCGTCGCTCTCCTACGACAGCGTCGAGATCGTCGCGATCAACGACGTCATGGACAACGACGACATGCGGTATCTCCTCCAGTACGACTCGGTTCACGGTCGCCTCGAGGACGTCTCGCTCGAGGGCGACACCCTCACCGTCGAGGGGCAGGAGATCCGGCTGTGCTCCGAGCGCGATCCGACCCAGCTTCCCTGGGACGAACTCGACGTCGACGTCGCGTTCGAGGCGACCGGCATCTTCCGTACCCACGACGAGGCCGCCCAGCACCTCGAGGCCGGCGCCGACAAGGTGCTCATCTCGGCTCCGCCGAAGGGCGAGAAGGAGGTCCAGACGATCGTCTACGGCGTCAATCACGACGACTACGACGGCGAGGACATCGTCTCGAACGCCTCCTGTACCACGAACTCGGTCGCGCCGGTCGTGAAGGTGCTCGACGAGGAGTTCGGCATCGAGTCCGGCCTGCTCACGACGGTTCACGCCTACACCGGCACCCAGAATCTGGTCGACGGGCCGCTCAGCAAGCGCCGACGCGGCCGCGCCGCCGCCGAGAACATCATCCCGACCTCGACCGGCGCCGCGATCGCCACCACCGAAGTGCTTCCCCGGCTCGAGGGCAAACTCGACGGGATGGCGATGCGCGTTCCGGTTCCGAACGGCTCGATCACCGACCTCACCGTGGACCTCGAGGCGGACGTCACCGAGGAGGAGGTCGCCGACGCCATCCGGCGCGCGGCCGACGACGAACTCGCCGGCGTGCTCGGCTACACCGACGAAGAGATCGTCTCCCGCGACATCGTCGGGCTGCCGTTCTCCTCGTACGTCGACCTTGAGTCGACGATGAGTCTCGAGGGCGGTCTCGTGAAGGTCCTGACCTGGTACGACAACGAGTTCGGCTTCTCGAACCGGATGCTCGACCTCGCGACGTACATCGCCGCCGAAACCGAAGACGTCGGCGCCGAGGAAGCGGCCACGCACTGA
- a CDS encoding ATP-grasp domain-containing protein has protein sequence MIDLAVANKKETFRRMREPLAERGIRVRHVPVSERVVPLGGDAPWSAGDYDAGFVYPGRLMEGGVADALLEIPWLNDHETVLTSRNKAEVLARLERADLPVPKSVYVSNDVGADELADVFDRFEPPVVVKPNSTTRGVGVAKAHDLDSFLGICDYLSLVHDYRATGDRSFLVQEYLPNATDYRVMVLEGEYVGAVERRLPDDAVREGQWKHNVHRGAEATGVELPPVWRDLAESVAAELEIPFLGVDLLETDDRLVVNETNARPTIDEATKYESGFYDRLADAVRSTAKVGGKNQS, from the coding sequence ATGATCGATCTCGCGGTCGCGAACAAAAAGGAGACGTTCCGGCGGATGCGCGAACCGCTCGCCGAGCGCGGAATACGGGTTCGTCACGTGCCCGTGAGCGAGCGCGTGGTGCCGCTCGGCGGGGACGCGCCGTGGTCGGCGGGCGACTACGACGCGGGGTTCGTCTATCCAGGCCGACTCATGGAAGGCGGGGTCGCCGACGCGCTGCTCGAGATTCCGTGGCTCAACGACCACGAGACGGTGCTCACCTCGCGAAACAAGGCCGAGGTGCTCGCCCGTCTCGAGCGAGCCGACCTGCCGGTTCCGAAGTCGGTGTACGTCTCGAACGACGTCGGAGCGGACGAGTTGGCCGACGTGTTCGACCGGTTCGAGCCGCCGGTGGTCGTGAAACCGAACTCGACGACCCGCGGGGTCGGCGTCGCGAAGGCCCACGACCTGGACTCGTTCCTGGGGATCTGCGACTACCTCTCGCTGGTCCACGACTACCGGGCGACCGGCGATCGGTCGTTTCTCGTCCAGGAGTATCTCCCGAACGCCACCGACTACCGCGTGATGGTCCTCGAGGGCGAGTACGTCGGCGCGGTCGAGCGCCGATTACCGGACGACGCGGTCCGCGAAGGGCAGTGGAAGCACAACGTCCACCGCGGAGCGGAGGCGACGGGCGTCGAGCTGCCGCCGGTCTGGCGCGACCTCGCCGAATCGGTCGCCGCCGAACTCGAGATTCCGTTCCTCGGCGTCGACCTGCTCGAGACGGACGATCGACTGGTCGTCAACGAGACCAACGCCCGACCGACGATCGACGAGGCGACGAAGTACGAGTCCGGGTTCTACGACCGACTGGCCGATGCGGTTCGCTCGACTGCGAAGGTGGGCGGGAAGAATCAGTCGTGA
- a CDS encoding 50S ribosomal protein L16 — MSDKPASMYREISKPAYTRREYITGIPGSKIAQHKMGDISADPEDYPVQISLVTEEEVQIRHGSLEASRLSANRYMLKNAGEDNYKMILRKFPHHVIRENKQATGAGADRVSDGMRQAFGKIVGTAARIDAGERIFTVWCDVDDADHAKEAFRRAYNKISPPCRIVVEKGEEQLVA; from the coding sequence ATGTCAGACAAGCCTGCCTCAATGTACCGGGAGATCAGTAAGCCGGCCTACACGCGCCGCGAGTACATTACCGGGATCCCCGGTTCGAAGATCGCACAGCACAAGATGGGCGACATCAGTGCTGACCCCGAGGACTACCCGGTCCAGATCAGTCTGGTCACCGAGGAGGAGGTCCAGATCCGCCACGGGAGCCTCGAGGCGTCGCGCCTCTCGGCCAACCGGTACATGCTGAAAAACGCCGGCGAGGACAACTACAAGATGATCCTCCGGAAGTTCCCCCACCACGTCATCCGCGAGAACAAGCAGGCGACGGGTGCGGGTGCGGACCGCGTCTCCGACGGAATGCGCCAGGCCTTCGGGAAGATCGTCGGCACCGCCGCGCGGATCGACGCGGGCGAGCGCATCTTCACCGTCTGGTGCGACGTCGACGACGCCGACCATGCCAAGGAAGCGTTCCGCCGCGCGTACAACAAGATCTCGCCGCCGTGTCGCATCGTCGTCGAGAAGGGCGAAGAGCAGCTGGTCGCGTAA
- a CDS encoding Hsp20/alpha crystallin family protein gives MRRDDRDEPFDDLFREIERMMNEMMNGADVDFDSSSAVDSGFGTDTHVNIHETDDEIRVVADLPGVEKDNIDLECDGKTLTISAQSDHRQYDERVSLPQRVNEHTASATYNNGVLEVVFEPTEQSSGISLE, from the coding sequence ATGCGACGAGACGACCGCGACGAACCCTTCGACGACCTCTTTCGCGAGATCGAGCGGATGATGAACGAGATGATGAACGGTGCCGACGTCGATTTCGACTCCTCGAGCGCCGTCGACAGCGGCTTCGGTACGGATACGCACGTCAACATCCACGAAACCGACGACGAAATCCGCGTCGTCGCCGACCTCCCCGGCGTCGAGAAGGACAACATCGACCTCGAGTGCGACGGCAAGACACTCACGATCTCCGCCCAGAGCGACCACCGCCAGTACGACGAGCGCGTCTCGCTCCCGCAGCGCGTGAACGAGCACACGGCGTCGGCGACCTACAACAACGGCGTCCTCGAGGTCGTCTTCGAACCGACGGAGCAGTCTTCAGGTATCAGCCTCGAGTAA
- a CDS encoding type II glyceraldehyde-3-phosphate dehydrogenase has translation MLRVGINGYGTIGKRVADAIRAQPDMEVAGVAKVSPDYVAVGAAEADYPLYAVDESRADGFREAGVELAGSVDELVAESDIVVDATPSGIGAENRPLYERHDTPALFQGGEDATVAEVSFNARANYDEASDADYVRVVSCNTTGLSRFVAPIHEEYGIEKVRTTLVRRGGDPCQTERGPINDALPDPVSIPSHHGPDVQTVFPELDIDTIGLKVPTTMMHVHAVNVTLEEKPDSVAEVRDRLREEDRLLLIPEYAGIDGAGTLKDLALDVGRPRGDIWENCIWEESITLQGRDLYCMQAIHQESDVVPENVDAIRSVTGLLDGAESRALTNETLGIGLGRLDATEERTADRQTAD, from the coding sequence ATGCTCCGGGTCGGAATCAACGGCTACGGCACCATCGGAAAACGCGTCGCAGACGCCATTCGAGCGCAACCTGACATGGAGGTCGCAGGCGTCGCCAAGGTCAGCCCCGACTACGTCGCCGTCGGGGCGGCCGAGGCCGACTACCCGCTCTACGCGGTGGACGAGAGCCGCGCCGATGGTTTCCGCGAGGCCGGCGTCGAGCTCGCCGGGTCCGTCGACGAACTCGTCGCCGAGAGCGACATCGTCGTCGACGCGACGCCCTCCGGCATCGGCGCCGAGAACCGCCCGCTGTACGAGCGACACGACACTCCCGCGCTCTTCCAGGGCGGCGAGGACGCCACCGTCGCCGAAGTCAGTTTCAACGCCCGCGCGAACTACGACGAGGCGTCGGACGCCGACTACGTCCGCGTCGTCTCCTGCAACACGACGGGCCTCTCCCGGTTCGTCGCGCCAATCCACGAAGAGTACGGGATCGAGAAAGTTCGGACGACGCTGGTGCGACGCGGCGGCGACCCGTGCCAGACCGAACGCGGTCCGATCAACGACGCCCTTCCGGATCCCGTTTCCATCCCCTCCCACCACGGTCCGGACGTCCAGACCGTCTTCCCCGAGCTCGACATCGACACCATCGGGCTCAAGGTACCGACGACGATGATGCACGTCCACGCGGTCAACGTCACGCTCGAGGAGAAACCCGACAGCGTCGCGGAGGTTCGCGATCGGCTCCGCGAAGAGGACCGTCTCCTCCTGATCCCGGAGTACGCCGGGATCGACGGCGCCGGCACCCTCAAGGATCTCGCGCTCGACGTCGGACGACCGCGCGGTGACATCTGGGAGAACTGCATCTGGGAGGAGTCGATTACCCTCCAGGGTCGGGACCTCTACTGCATGCAGGCGATCCACCAGGAGTCGGACGTCGTCCCCGAGAACGTCGACGCGATCCGTTCGGTTACGGGACTGCTCGACGGCGCCGAGAGTCGCGCGCTCACGAACGAAACCCTCGGCATCGGTCTCGGTCGACTGGATGCCACCGAGGAACGGACCGCCGATCGGCAGACCGCGGACTGA
- a CDS encoding helix-turn-helix domain-containing protein — MMEQQLTTERLDPIPAELDSPQGKLVYLYLEATGGATATDLNEALAMKKIAVLSILNSLSSQGLVEKDGDVYVPRD; from the coding sequence ATGATGGAACAGCAACTCACCACCGAACGGCTCGATCCGATCCCCGCCGAACTCGACTCCCCGCAGGGGAAACTCGTGTACCTCTACCTCGAGGCGACCGGGGGTGCGACGGCGACCGACCTGAACGAAGCGCTGGCGATGAAGAAGATCGCGGTCCTCTCGATCCTCAACTCGCTCTCGAGCCAGGGTCTCGTCGAGAAGGACGGCGACGTGTACGTTCCGCGCGACTGA
- a CDS encoding CBS domain-containing protein, with amino-acid sequence MMKSFRVGSLFGIPIKLDLTFLLVLPLFAYLIGIQIGDVAEILNATLGAGIDIGAVTGGLNPWILGLVAAIGLFVGVVLHELGHSLTAQRYGFPIDSITLWLFGGIAALSEMPEDWRQEFNIAIAGPIVSVLVGVASYVLFFVTPEALSGARFVLGYLAVLNVALAFFNMIPAFPMDGGRILRALLARGKPYAQATQQAASIGKLFAIAMGLFGLFAVNIILIGVAFFVYIAASSEAQQVTMKAAFQDVTVADIMTPAGDLHTVAPGASIADLIQRMFTERHTGYPVVEADGFDDGRLIGLVTLTDAREIQPVERDAYTVGDVMTTDLKTIAPDSDAMTAIERMRENDIGRLLVVENGDLIGLISRSDVMTAFDVVQQSGAVDPSRSPQTAD; translated from the coding sequence ATGATGAAGAGTTTCCGGGTCGGGTCCCTGTTCGGGATCCCGATCAAGCTCGATCTGACGTTCCTGCTGGTGCTTCCGCTGTTCGCGTATCTCATCGGGATTCAGATCGGGGACGTCGCGGAAATTCTGAACGCGACCCTCGGCGCGGGAATCGATATCGGCGCCGTGACCGGCGGACTGAACCCGTGGATACTCGGACTCGTCGCGGCGATCGGGCTGTTCGTCGGCGTCGTGCTCCACGAACTGGGCCACTCGCTGACGGCTCAGCGGTACGGCTTTCCCATCGACTCGATCACGCTCTGGCTGTTCGGCGGCATCGCCGCCCTCTCGGAGATGCCCGAAGACTGGAGACAGGAGTTCAACATCGCTATCGCGGGTCCGATCGTATCCGTGCTGGTCGGCGTCGCCTCGTACGTGCTGTTTTTCGTAACGCCCGAGGCGCTCAGCGGCGCACGGTTCGTCCTCGGCTACCTCGCCGTGCTCAACGTCGCGCTCGCCTTCTTTAACATGATTCCCGCGTTTCCGATGGACGGCGGGCGGATCCTTCGCGCGCTGCTCGCCCGCGGGAAGCCCTACGCGCAGGCGACCCAGCAGGCGGCGAGCATCGGAAAGCTGTTCGCGATCGCGATGGGACTGTTCGGGCTGTTCGCGGTTAACATCATCCTCATCGGCGTCGCCTTTTTCGTCTACATCGCCGCCTCGAGCGAGGCCCAGCAGGTGACGATGAAAGCCGCCTTCCAGGACGTCACCGTCGCCGACATCATGACGCCCGCGGGCGACCTCCACACGGTCGCTCCCGGCGCGTCGATCGCCGACCTGATCCAGCGGATGTTCACCGAGCGGCACACGGGGTATCCGGTCGTCGAGGCCGACGGCTTCGACGACGGACGGCTCATCGGCCTCGTCACCCTCACGGACGCCCGCGAGATCCAACCCGTCGAGCGCGACGCGTACACGGTCGGGGACGTGATGACGACCGACCTGAAGACGATCGCTCCCGACTCGGACGCGATGACCGCGATCGAACGGATGCGGGAGAACGACATCGGCCGCCTGTTGGTCGTGGAAAACGGCGACCTGATCGGCTTGATCTCGCGCTCGGACGTGATGACCGCGTTCGACGTCGTCCAGCAAAGCGGCGCCGTCGATCCCTCGAGATCGCCGCAGACGGCCGACTGA
- a CDS encoding ABC transporter ATP-binding protein has translation MPPAIETTDLVKEYGDLRALQELSLTVEEGEFFGLLGPNGAGKTTFINTLVGLVRKTGGEARVFGYDVEDEYQQARNAIGLAPQEFNVDRFFPIREVLMHKAGYHGIPEDEAADRADEVLKRVGIYDKRNERFDWLSGGMKRRLLLARALVTDPDLLILDEPTAGVDVQLRHDLWELVTELNDEGTTVLLTTHYIEEAERLCDRVAIMNEGRKVTVATPDELKTRGTDTISVRLGSPPAVAPDLGEYVHETTLSDDRLEVRVDDGGSTAPRLLNDLEADGYEIADLEISRTSLEEIFVDLTRQNDRTVTRSGASEADETADDDAAAREQEGVA, from the coding sequence ATGCCACCGGCCATCGAGACGACGGACCTCGTGAAGGAGTACGGCGATCTGCGCGCGTTGCAGGAGCTCTCGTTGACGGTCGAGGAGGGCGAGTTCTTCGGGCTGCTCGGCCCCAACGGGGCGGGCAAGACGACGTTCATCAACACGCTGGTCGGCCTCGTCCGCAAGACCGGCGGCGAGGCGCGAGTCTTCGGCTACGACGTCGAAGACGAGTACCAGCAGGCCCGGAACGCGATCGGTCTCGCCCCCCAAGAGTTCAACGTCGATCGCTTCTTCCCCATCCGAGAAGTCCTGATGCACAAGGCCGGCTACCACGGGATTCCCGAGGACGAGGCCGCGGACCGAGCCGACGAGGTACTGAAACGGGTCGGCATCTACGACAAGCGAAACGAGCGCTTCGACTGGCTCTCCGGCGGAATGAAGCGTCGCCTCCTTCTCGCCCGCGCGCTCGTTACTGATCCCGACCTCCTGATCCTGGACGAGCCGACGGCAGGCGTCGACGTCCAGTTGCGTCACGACCTCTGGGAACTCGTCACCGAACTCAACGACGAGGGGACGACCGTGCTCCTGACGACCCACTACATCGAGGAGGCCGAGCGCCTCTGCGATCGGGTCGCGATCATGAACGAAGGCCGGAAGGTCACCGTCGCGACGCCGGACGAACTGAAGACGCGGGGTACCGACACGATCTCGGTGCGCCTCGGGTCCCCGCCGGCCGTCGCACCCGACCTCGGCGAGTACGTCCACGAGACGACGCTTTCGGACGACCGCCTCGAGGTTCGCGTCGACGACGGGGGCTCGACCGCGCCGCGGTTACTCAACGATCTCGAGGCCGACGGCTACGAGATCGCCGACCTCGAGATCTCGCGGACCTCGCTCGAGGAGATCTTCGTCGACTTGACGAGACAGAACGATCGGACGGTGACCCGCTCCGGCGCGTCCGAAGCCGACGAAACGGCGGACGACGATGCGGCCGCTCGCGAACAGGAGGGGGTCGCCTGA